A region of the Terriglobales bacterium genome:
GACCTTGCTCAGATTTTCAGCCGACTGCACCACGCGACGCAGACTATCTTCATCGAGCTTGTTGGTGGTCGAGCGCGCGGTGCGTCCGTTGAAGACAGTGCGCACCGAGACAGCGTGGTTTTCATCCGCAACATTCTGATGAATCATGTTGTTGGCAAAACGCGTCAGTGCGCTGACTCCACCGGAGATATAGACTTCAACCTCGTCGGCAGAAGAAAACTTCCTGATCCGCTCAAAAATCTGGTGGCATTGTTCTTTAGTTAGCATGGGAATTAGCAGTCAGCATTCAGTAACCAGTAATCAAAAGCCATCCCACACGCGCTGGCGCGCGAGTGGGGCACCCGAGTGATGTATCGTCTGACCATAATTATCGTCGTACTCATAAATAATCCGGCCTGCGACTGGTTGAATCTTATGTTGAAACATCAGCTCCCGGCCTTCCCGATCGTGGCTGTGAGCATGCGGCGCAATCCCGATAAGCTGCCGGAAAGTTCCTGGTGTTGTGTCTGGTTGAGAAATTTAAGATCATGGGCCAATAAAAGGTAATAGTCGAGTTCGCTGGCCAATCCCAAGGCTACTCCCAGGAAGCGATGAAGCTCATGGTCCGTGCGTTGCCCGTATCCTTCGGCGATGGTAGCTGCAATTGAGGTGCTGCATCGCCGAATCTGACCGGTCAGCCCGTCGAGCTCCTCTTTCGGGAAGCTAGCGGTCGCAGTATAAATCCTGAGCGTAAGTTGATGGGCTCTCTCCCAAACCTTCTGGTCTTTGAAGTCTTTCATCATTGATCCTCACCAATTCCCACACCAACACGCGCATGTAACGCGGAGGCGAGCATCGTCCCTACGGGACTAAACTCAATTTCTACCGGTACCCAGCGCTTTATTCTAAGGGCTCCGCGGTAAACTGCTGTGCCCTTGCGTCTGGCTCGCGCGCGACAGCGCTCGCCATCCGCTCACCCGCGCGCTGGGCTACTATACGCCCCCCTTACGGGGCTGGAAAGAAACTCTTTTTTACCCAAGAGTGGGTTCTTAGCGAAACTCTGAAGCTGTGCATCTTCATACATGTCTTCTCGTTCTGCGGCCAGTTAATTTCCTTTGTACGCGCTGCCTACTTTTATATTCCTGAATCGTGCCGGGGCGGCGCCGTGTCCGGTGCCCATGGTCTGCATAGGCTGGCCTTTGCCGCAGTTGGGCGTACCCCACAACGTCCACTGGTCGCGCGAGCAGATGGCGTCCATGGAATTCCAAAACTCGGTTGTAATGCCCGAGTACGACGGGTTTTTGATCATGCGTCCGCGCCTGCCATTTTTGATCTCCCAGCCGATCTCGCAGCCGAACTGAAAGTTATAACGCTTATCGTCAATGGACCACGAGCGGTTGGTCTGCACGAAGATTCCGTCATCGGTATCGGCAATAAGTTGTTCCAAGGTCAGCGGCTTCTCGCCGGGAAGGATGCTGATATTGGTCATACGAATAATGGGCAGGCGGTTCCAGCCTTCAGCGCGCATGGTGCCGCCGCTGCGCGTCGCCCCAATGGTGTGAGCGGTTTCGCGCGAGGAAAGATATCCGGTGAATTCACCGTTGCTGATGATGGGAGTGCACTGTGCGGCCACGCCTTCATCGTCGTATGCAAAAGTTCCCAATCCGGGTCCGTGCTGTACGGTGGCATCGGCCACCACGTTCACAAGATCGCTGCCATAACGCAGGTTACGCAGTTTATCGAGAGTAAGGAATGATGTGCCGGCGAAGTTGGCTTCCATGCCCAGCACGCGGTCCAGCTCAATGGGATGGCCGACGGATTCGTGGATCTGCAATCCAAGCTGCGAAGAATCCAGGATGATGGTCGCTCTTCCCTCCGGACACTGCGCTGCCTGGTGCAACGCGACCGCCTCTTCCCCTATGCGACGCGCGTTCTCGACCAGCTTCAGCTCTTCAATCAGCTCGTAACCTTTGTTCTGGTACTGCCCGCCGAAAGAGTTGGGATAAGAACGCTTCTGGATCTCGCTTCCTTGAAACGAATAGGCCGCGTAGCCGGCCCCGCTGATAAAGCGCAACTGGTGGATATCTGCGCCTTCGGAGGAATAAAACCACTGCTCGTAGCGGCGGAACTGCAGATTGGTTTCAGCTAAAGTTACGCCCGTAACCGAGAGCAGTTCCTTATCAACCTTCAGCAGCAGATCAATGTTCTGCTCGACTGAAATCGTAAAAGGATCAATCTTGTAGTCGCAGGTCCAGTCGGCGACTGCGGGTTTTTCCGGCGCCAGGCGCAACTCGCCGCCTTTCACCATTGCCGATGCCTCGGCAATCGCCACCGCCTTCGCGGCGGCGGCTTCCACAGCTCTTTGCTCCAGGGAATCGCTGGCGGCGAACCCCCAGCTTCCCTTGGCGATTACGCGGATACCAATGCCCAGCGATTCGGAGTCGGAGGCCTGGCCTACGCGGCCATTCTTGGTGGAAAGGAGGCGCTGGCGCTCATCCACGATGCGCGCGTCGGCGTAGGTGGCGCCACGTTGCGCGGCGGTATCCAGGGCCCAGGCGGCGATGTTTTTCATCACCCGAGATGATAAATGATTCCAAGCCAGGAATTAAACCGCAGAGGGCACGGAGGAGCGCAGAGGCTTGGGAAGTCGGGAGTACGATTTACGATTTACGATTTACGATTTACGATTTACTTTCAGCTTAACAATCGTTTTTGCAAAATCGCAAATCGTCAATCACAAATCGTAAATCGTCAATCCCTCAATTCCAGCCCTTGCTCTGCCGCAGTGAGGTAATGTGAGCGACGTGATGGCGTCCGTGCCATGCATAGAGGGCGAGAACCTGCTCCAGAGGCCAGGTTTTGTTCATTGCAGGATGAAAGTACGTCCGCTTCCACTCCTGCTCTTTCAAAGATTTCAGCAGATTGACCCAGCGCACGTGCAACGACTCCAGCAGTTGCAGGGAGACCTCAGTGGGCGTGCTGATATCGGGGAGCAGGGCCCACCTGTCTTCCTCATACGGTTTGATGGTAGGGTTGTCTTCGGTGAGCGCCAGCTTAAAGCGAATATACGCATTCATGTGGCTTTCGGGCACGTGGTGCACAACCTGGCGCACCGTCCATCCGCCCTCGCGGTAGGCGGTGTTGATTTGTGGCTCACTCAACCCTTTGACCGCAACCCGCAGGCGCTGGGGGGCCTCTACAATTGCGGCAATCCACTCCTGGCGCTGCGGTTCGCTGATGCTGGCAGGTGCTTCAAACTTGCCTATGGGATAACGCGGGTCGGTTGCTTGTGCCTGTGCCATGTATTCCTCCTTGGTCGGTTGTGAGCTTGAAAATAACCAGATTCTGCATAGCGAGTACAGGATTCAAATTCTTGTCCGTTTCCCCCACCGCACTGTGAAACAAACAATGAGCCAGAAATAGTGCCATTTTTTGTCATCGGCTTTGGACCATGAATCCCTTTTCAGATTTCTGAGCTGCTATCAACTCCCTGGCACCGAGTTGCGCTATTGGGCGCAACCTGAATGGTTTCTGTGTGCTAGATGCCACAGTAGCTCTGCTAGGCCAACATCTAACTCCTTCAAAAAGCAAGGTTTTGAGTCTGGCAAGGCGCTTGCATATATCTGTAAAGAGCCTTTTGAATAGCGCCAAATTGTCAATCCAGATTCGCAAAGAACTTTAGAGGTCGGGGGTGACTTAATGAAGCATAAATTCACGGCAACAGAAAAATTCACCACAACAGAAGTGGCGACATTTCGGCGCGAGCTGTCGAAGCGCGACTTGGACTGGCTCCAGACTGCCGAAATTATAAAAGCATTTATCGTCCAGCATGGCTACGGTGTTTCGCCGGAAACGGCCCTGGCAGCGGCTCGCAGGATTGAAGGCATCGGTTCCAATGCGGACTCTCTTCACACAGAGCTTGAGAGATTGGCCCTGGTGATGTAAGTCCGGGCATTTTTGAAACCCACCAATAAACAGGCGGTCCGTGTGGGCCGCCTGTCCTTCCATTAAAAAATCAAGCTGTGAGCTACCAGCTTCTAGCTGTTATTGGATTATCAAGGACTCGGATATCCCACCTCGCACCACAAGTGGTAATCAGAAATAACTTATGCGGGAGAACAATTTGTATAGGCAGGATGCCCACGCAACAGCCGACGAGGACGCCGGCGCTACTAAGAAGAACAGGCGGTCTTTAAGAGACCGCCTGTCTGCTCAATGCTTTGTTTTGGCTGAGTGCTGACTGCTTCTTTTACGTTCCCTCTGACCAGCTCGCCAGGTATTCTTCCTGCTCCGGGGTGAGGCGGTCAATCTTCATGCCCATGGATTCCAGCTTCAACTTGGCCACGCGTTTATCCAGCTCTTCGGGAACGGGGAAGACTTTGTGTTCCAGGGTCTTGTGGTTCTTCACCAGATACTCAACCGAGAGCGCCTGGTTGGCAAAGCTCATGTCCATCACCGAAGCCGGATGTCCTTCGGCAGCGGCCAAATTGATGAGACGGCCTTCACCCAATAGATAAATCTTGCGGCCATCCTTGAGCGAGTATTCATCCACGAATTCGCGGGTCGCGCGCTTGGAAGAGGCCATCTTCTCCAGCGTGGGGATATCAATTTCCACATTGAAGTGGCCGGAGTTAGCCACGATGGCGCCGTCTTTCATCAGTTCAAAGTGCTCTTTACCGATAACGCTCTTGTTGCCGGTGACGGTGACAAAGATATCGCCGATCTTGGCAGCCTCGCTCATAGACATAACTCGGTTACCGTCAAGCACGGCTTCAATGGCGCGGGTGGGGTTGATTTCGGTGACGATTACATCGGCGCCCATTCCTTTGGCACGCGAGGCCAAACCTTTGCCGCACCAACCGTATCCGGCGACCACGAACTTGGAGCCGGCGATCAGCGTATTGGTGCAGCGGATTACGCCATCAATCGTGCTCTGGCCGGTGCCGTAGCGGTTGTCAAACATATGCTTGGTATCGGCGTCGTTGACCGCGATGATGGGATACTTGAGCACTCCATCCTTGGCCATAGCGCGCAACCGGATGACGCCCGTGGTGGTCTCTTCGGTGCCGGCGATGATGCCGGAGACCACATCCTGCCGCTTGGTAAGCGCAATGGTTACCAGGTCGGCGCCGTCATCCATGGTGATATGCGGCTTGTGATCGAGCGCCGCCAGGATGTGGCTGTAATAGGTGTCGTTGTCCTCGCCCTTGATGGCAAAGACGGAGATGTTGTAGTCGCGCACCAACGATGCCGCCACGTCATCTTGCGTGGAAAGCGGGTTGGAAGCGCACAGCACCACGTCGGCGCCACCATCGCGCAGCGTGATGGCCAGATTGGCGGTTTCCGTTGTCACGTGCAGGCAGGCCGAGATGCGCATGCCCTTCAACGGTTCGTTTTTAATGAAGTCTTTGCGGATGTTCTGCAATACCTTCATGGACTGGTTGGCCCACTCAATGCGTCTTTTTCCTTGATCGGCCAGATCCAGATTTCTTACATCGCTCTTGACTTGCGTCACAGTCGCTGGAGACATAGTGTGATTGTTTTCCTTCTTCTTAACTTTTGTACTGACCTTCGTAGACATAAAGTTGTCTTATTTTAACTTTTTACCGGTTCCGGGGGTAGGAAATAGAGAGAGCCTTTACAGCATTTTCACAATCGCGTGCAAGTTCATCCGAGCACAATTTCTGTTGTGCACAAGTTGTCTAAATTTTTTCGGATTTTAAGCAACTGCAACATTGATGGCATCAGAAGGCCGGCGAAAAAATCCGCCGGCCTCCGAGATAAAACTATTATTTGCCAACCGTCACAGGAGCGCCAGCTTTCAGGCCGGCCTGCTCGCGCAGAGTGGCAGCCTTGTCGGTGGCTTCCCAGGTGAAATCCTTATCGTTGCGGCCGAAGTGGCCATACGCGGCCGTCTTGCGATAAATAGGCCGGCGCAAATTCAAGGATTCGATAATGCCCTTGGGCGTAAGCTGGAAGTTCTTGCGAACCAGCTCTTCGATCTTCTCTTGCGGAACCGTGCCGGTGCCGAAGGTCTCCACCAGAACGCCGACGGGCTCAGCCACGCCAATCGCGTAAGCAAGCTGCACTTCGCAACGCTCGGCCAATCCGGCTGCAACCACGTTCTTGGCGATGTAGCGCGCCATGTAGGCTGCGGAGCGGTCCACTTTTGTCGGATCTTTGCCGCTGAAGGCGCCGCCGCCGTGGCGGCCCATGCCACCGTAGGTATCCACGATGATTTTGCGTCCGGTCAGGCCGGTATCACCCATCGGACCACCCACAACAAAGCGGCCGGTGGGGTTGATGTGGTACTTGGTGTCTGCGTCGAGGAACTTGGCCGGAATCGAGGCCTGGATGACGTGCTGCAGGATATCGGCATGCAGCTTCTTGTTGTCTACATGCTCGGAGTGCTGCGTCGAGACCACGACGGCATCCACTCGCACGGGCTTGCCGTTTTCATCATATTCAACTGTTACTTGGGATTTGCCATCAGGACGGAGGTAATCGAGTTTGCCGCTCTTGCGCATCTCGGTGAGTTTCATAGTGAGCTTGTGGGCCAGCGAGATGGGCGTGGGCATGTAATCTTCATTTTCATTACAGGCGTAGCCGAACATCATGCCCTGGTCGCCGGCGCCGCCGGTATCCACACCCATGGCGATGTCGGGCGATTGCGCATGAATCGAGCTGATGACCGAGCAAGTGTTGGAATCAAAACCATAGGAAGCGTCGGTATAGCCCACCGAAGTCACCGTGCCGCGCACGATGGCGGGGAAATCCACGTAAGCTTCCGTGGTGATTTCACCGGCTATGATCACCACACCGGTGGTGGTCAGGGTTTCGCAGGCAACGCGGCTGTAGGGGTCTTTCTCCAGACAGGCGTCGAGGATGGCATCGGAAATCTGGTCGGCAATCTTATCGGGATGACCTTCCGTCACCGATTCAGAAGTAAATAAACAACGCTTTTTGGAAGCCAAAGTTGGAGCTCCTTAATTTAAGAATATTGAGAACACATAATAGCGGACACCTTGGGACCGCAGAGAAGGGAGTGTCTCGAGTCTTTACAAAGTTAACATTCTAATAACACTTAGGGCAATGATTTGCGCTCAAAAGCGGCTCCAGTGGGTTAAACGGGCGAGATTTGACATTGAGTGGAGCGCAAAACAGTTGCGCCATCCCCGGTTGCTAGTTTGCTAGGACTGCTTTTCACCGCTTCAGGCCACGCGCATTGAAAGTCAGGGTTTTGACTCTCTCACTGCCGGAAACCGGGATGGGAACCCCGTTGTGTACCACCGTAATCCCACCGGCATTGCCCGTCTTAAGCACCAGCTCTTGCCTTGCGCGGATGGTGCGCTCCTCGCCTGCAGGAATTACAACGTTCATCACTCGCTCGCCATCTGAGACCACATTGACCCAGCTAGTCTCTTTGGCCTGGATCTTGACGGTAAAGATGCCTTTCCTGATAGGAGCTTGAGCCGCGTTTGGGGCAGAAGGGGTTGAGGAATTCGCCACCGGCTGGGCTGGCAAATTTGCCGGATTGGCGGTTGTGATGGGCGGCGGATCGGCTTGCGCGGAGGCGTTATTCGCTATCGCGGCCTGGGTAGTCTGGGGCTGGTCCGCATCTTCGGAAATGCGGGGGCGGCTCTTCCAGTAGAACCATGCGATAAATCCGCCAACCAGCAAAATCACGGCGAGCACCACCCAAAAACGGTTGCGGCGGCGTATAGCGTCGTCGCTGGGCATCACGGGTGGCTTTACCCACGATGTGGGAGGCGGTTGCAGGGCGGCGGGCTGATCGTAGTTGGCCGAAGCCGCTAGAAAGTCGTTAACTGCCTGCTCTTCATCCAGGCCAAGGTATTTGGCGTAGGCGCGCACAAATCCTTTGTTAAATATACCTCCGGGAAGCTGATCAAACCGTTCCTGCTCCAGGGCAACCAGATTGCGCTTGCCGATTTTGGTGGATTCGGCGATCTCTTCCAGCTTGACGCCGCGCATTTCGCGCTCACGCCGCATACGCTCGCCAAAGGAAGCGGGAGCGGCCTTGGATGGCTGTGGATCCTGCGGATCCTGTGATTGTTCCGTCATTTGTTCCCTGTACGCTGGTATGGACGAACGCGGCGCAGCAAATTCAAGGGCTACCTCAAGAACAAGGGAAGATTGCGCCCATCATAGGTAGGCTGCTCCATGCTGTCAACTGAAAAGCAGTATTCAGCAGTCAGAGTCAGCCCCGGAAGCGGCATTTACATAGGGTTTAGAGATATTAGCCGCCCCGCAAAGCATGAATAAAACGCCAAAAGCTCATTCGCAGATTCATCATGTTTAGGGGCAAAGTGCTGAAATGCTGCTTTCTAAGGTGAAACTCCTGCTAATGGCCTATATTCACCCGGATAACCTTTTCTTGCCCATAGGAATTGCGACCGATATAATACGCGCCACGTGGCGTTTTGCCCCCCTTTGGACCACGAAGGAAACCCATTCGATGAGCGAGGCCCCAGAAGATCGCCGTCAACTCCCAGAGTTGAGCATCTTCCATGATGTGGCGAAGGCTCTGACATCCAGTTTGAATTTGGACTCGGTGCTGCAGACCATCATGGAAAAGATGGCGGAATACTTCCGTCCCGATACCTGGTCCCTGTTGATGGTGGATGAGATGACCGATGAGCTTTACTTTGCCATCGCCGTCGGCGACGCCTCCGATTCGCTCAAATCCGTCCGCCTGAAGATGGGCGAAGGCATTGCGGGATGGGTGGCCAAGCACGGCGAGCAGCTTATTGTGCCTGATGTCTACACCGATCCCCGCTTCGCCAAGCGCATTGACGCTATGACCAAGCAGCGCACCAGCTCCATGATCTGCGTTCCCCTGCGGGCCAAGCACCGCACCCTGGGCGTGATCCAGCTCATCAACTGCGTGCTCGATAACTTTGGCGACCGCGAGCTCTTCTTTCTGCAGGCCATCTGCGACTATGCCGCCATCGCCATTGAGAATGCCCGCTCCATGGAACGCATCCAGGAGCTCACCATTACGGATGACTGTACCGGCCTCTACAACGCCCGTCATCTCTATAAGACGCTGGAATCCGAGGTCTATCGCTCCGCCCGCTTCGGCCACGAGTTTAGCGTGATCTTTATTGACCTTGACCACTTCAAGAGCGTCAATGACACGCATGGCCACCTGATCGGCTCTAAGCTGCTGGCCGAAATCGGATATTTCATCAAGTCGCACCTCCGCCTCATTGATTACGCCTTCCGCTATGGCGGTGACGAATTCGTGATCCTTTTGCCCCAGACCAGCAAAGAAGCCGCCCTGGTTGTGGCCCGGCGCCTGCTCGATTCCCTGCGCGAGAGCGAATTTCTTAAAGCTGAAAACTTGAACCTCAATATCCGCGCCAGCCTGGGATTGGCCACTTACCCCGACGACGCCAAGAGCGCCCACGAGATCATCCGCCAGGCCGACGAGATGATGTATACCGTCAAAAACTCCACTCGCGACAACATCGCCGTCGCCCAGCAGGGGTTGCTGAAATAGCATCAGAAATCAAGACTGTTTATTGTTTCCCGGAGCCGCGCCACTGAACCGGAGAGCACGAGTTTTGTGAAACCAGTTCGTCCATTAATGTACGAGGCAAGTCATTACGACGCGTCGAAGCTGCTTGCCGAGTGGCACTGGCTCGTACCCGCTGTGCATACGCCGCTATTCATTTCAGCTTTCGGAGACTGGGTACTGGGCGCCCCTGACGGTAGTTTATGGGTGCTCTCCGTATTAGACGGAGACTATTTCATGGTCGCCAAGAATTCCGACGAATACAACTCCCTGAGTAAATCATCTGATTGGGTAGATGAGACTTTTATTGCTAGCTGGCTCAGCATAGCAGCTTCTCATGGTCTAAATCCAAGCAAGGATGAATGCTTAGGCTGGAAGATTCATCCCCTTTTTGGCGGCAAGTTTGAAGTTTCAAACCTACAAGTGTTCAGCATGTTCGTATATCAGTCCCTCATGGGCCAGCTTCATCGTCAGATACGGGAACGGCAGCCGTCGTCCAGCAAGGGCTGTTGAGGCTGGAAATCTCCTCCGCATCTCGGCGCCCTCCGCGGTTATTTTCGAACATTCAAGAACTGAGTGCTGATTGCTGAATGCTCGTTAATGCGGCCGCGATTGCAGTACTGGCGTGTCGTCTGTCCCGGCAGGGGTCGTTTTAGGCTGCACCGGGGTCCAGGCGGAGGGGTTTTGCGGGGCTGAAGGGTCAACCCCAAAATCCCATACAAAAAGGTTCATCTGTTTTTCTGCCAGCATCTCGGCCACGGCATATTCGCCCGGCTTCAGCGACGCCGCAGGAGTCACCTTGATCCATTCGCTGGTCACCTGCTCAACCTGCGTAGAGATTAAGTTCTCCTGCTGGCTCATCGTGCCGTAAAACATGATCTTCAGGTTTCCAATCACGCGCGAGTCTTTTTTCTTTTCCAGTTGCACAATGCGGAAGCGCTGGGCCAAGTCAGGGAGTTTTTGTTTTTTGGTATCCGATTTGTTGGCATCCGGTTTGTTCGCATCCGGGGCGGTGTCATCGGTGGCGACGCTTTCATTGATATCCAGGTAGATGACCGGTTGTGTGGAATGCGCCTGCACCCTGCCCCTTGCTCCTGGGATCTCAATCGTCTGTTTTGTGGAGAGCGAAATCGGATTGATGGCCGCGCTTAGAATGGTGCGTCCCATGTCCTTGTGGATCTCGCCGCCGCTCTGCACCAGTTCAACAAGCTCCGGCCTTTCCTGATAAACGTCCAGCAGGTATACGCCACCGGTGTCCGGCAGTTGCACCCCCGGCGCGACTACCGGTGTTTTGGCCTCCTGGGCCTTGCGCTCCGCCTCGTCTTCCGCTGCAAGACGCTTTTCTTCCGCGCTAATCCCCTCCTGCAACTCCTGCTCATACTTTTCCGTCGCCGGCCAATCAATCAGCGAGGTAGGCAGCTCTTCCCATTCATAGCGTTCGGCGCTGAAGTAGCGCACGCGGTCGCCCTTGACCTCCCAGCGCACCGCAGATTGGTAGCTGCCGTCTTTCAGGATCAGGCGCTTACTGCGCGCCTGGCCATGTAGGGCCGGGGAAAACAAAACCCCCGCCCCCAGCAGAAGCACGAGGGCCACAACACGCAATGCGAAGCTGGAAACCCGCGGCATAGATATACAAATCATAACGCCTGAAACCCCGGCCTTGGTATGTATCTGTTTTAGATTTAGATGCGTTATTGCTTTCCAGAATCACTTAACAATTCCATCCCCCCTATTTTTGAGGGACTTAACCCTGTCCCAATCTTTTTACAAGAAATTCCTTGACAATAGTGTTTACAAGACACATTATTAGTGTTGTACAGACACTTAATAAGGAGGCCCAAGACAATGTTTAGATTCATCAAGGTTCCACCCACCACCTACGTCTTGCATTACACGGGCGGCAAGCTGAAGCGGGAGGGCGCCGGCCTTTTCTTCTTCTATTACACGCCCACGTCAACCATCATCACCGTGCCGCTGGCGAGCGCCGATGCGCCATTTGTCTTTGCCGAATCCACGGGCGACTTTCAATCCGCGACGATTCAAGGACAGCTTACCTACCGGGTCTCAGACCCAAAACGGCTGGCTGGTCTGCTGGATTTCAGCGCGAACCCCTTCTCCGAAGCCCCGCTCAAGTTGCCAGAGCGTCTTCTGCATACGACGCAAACCCTGACGCGCACGGTAACCCAGCGCATGAGCTTGCGCGAGTTGCTGGTCAGTTCTGATCGGCTTCGGGAGGAGGTCTTGAAAAGCCTGAAAGAGTCCGAGACCGCCTCCACCTTGGGAGTTGAGGTGCTTGGGCTCTCCATTCTTTCCATCAAACCCACGCCGGAGATGGCCAAGGCCCTTGAAGCCGAGGCCCGCGAGGCCCTGCAGCGCCGCTCCGACGAGGCGATCTATGCCCGGCGCAACGCCGCTGTGGAACAGGAGCGGCTGATTAAGGAAAGCGAACTCAATACCCTGATTGCAGTTGAGGAAAAGCAACGGCAAATCCGGGAAACCAAAATGGCGGCTGAGATTGCCGTAGAGGAGCAACGCGCCAAGCTGATTGACCACCGCGTGCAAAACGAGCGCAAGGACGCCGACAGCCGCGCCTATGCTCTGACGCAAATCCTCAAGCCCATTCGCGAAGTGGATTGGCGTTCGCTGATGCTGCTGGGTGGAGGAGGAGCGGGCGATCCGCGAACATTGATTGCCATGGCCTTTCAGGACCTGGCCAACAACGCGCAGAAGATCGGGGAGCTGAATATTTCTCCTGACCTTTTGCAATCGCTGCTCACTTCAAACCGGAAGTGATTTATGTACGAGAAAATTGTTGTCATCACCAGAAAAACCCGGTTGCAAGAGCTGATTGAACGCTTCAACACTCACGCTCAGGCAAAGTTTTACATCGAGCACGCGGGTGGAGACTTTGCCGACTATGAGCAGGAGCACGGCAACTACGAACACGCACTGCAGCAGACGCAGAGAGCGCTGGAGCTTGGGCTGAAGCTGCAGTGCGTGGACCGTTCTTTTGTTCCTACATTTCTGTTCACGCCCAAAGACGTGATTGTCACACTGGGGCAAGATGGGCTGGTCGCTAACACCGCCAAATATGTGGACGGCCAGCCCATCATTGCCGTCAATCCTGACCCCAGCCGCTTTGATGGCGTGCTGCTTCCCTTTCTCCCTAAAGACGCCTGCGCGGCGGTGCACAATCTGATGGAAGGCAAGCAGCGCGTTCGTGCCGTGACTCTAGCTGAAGTTCAATTGAACGACAGCCAGCGCCTGCTGGCCTTCAACGATCTTTTTCTTGGGGCACGCACGCATATCTCTGCCCGCTATCGCCTCACTTGGCAAGGACACGCCGAGCCGCAGTCATCGAGCGGCGTCATCGTCTCTACCGGTGCGGGCAGCACGGGGTGGATGTCCTCGGTATTCAACATGGCGTCGGGTGTCGCCCAGTTCGCTGGCGGCAAAGCTCCTACGGGCTTGAAAATGACCTGGGAAGATCCGCGGCTGTTGTTCGTCGTCCGCGAACCGTTCATCAGCCGGCACTCGCAGGCAAATATCGTCGCCGGCTTAGTCACTCCTGAGCACAGCCTCTGCTTGGAATCGCTGATGCCCTCGGGAGGCGTAATCTTCAGCGACGGCGTCGAAGCCGACTTCCTGGAATTTAACTCGGGCGCAATTGCCACGATTCATGCAGCGGCCCAAAAGGCTCAGCTCGTTATCGGGTAAAGTAGACATGATGCGAGTCACAGTTGACTTGGTGATCTTCACCATTCACGAAAACGAATTGAAGATACTGCTGGTGAAGCGGGGCATCGAGCCCTTCGCCGGCGCTTCGGCCCTTCCGGGCGGCTTCGTGCATGAGAACGAATCGCTGGAAGCGGCGGCGCTGCGCGAATTGCAGGAAGAAACCGGAGTCAAAGAAGTCTATCTGGAGCAGCTCTACTCCTTCGGAGATCCGGGCCGCGACCCGCGCGGGCGGGTAGTCACAATTTCCTACTATGCTTTGATCTCTCCTGACCAGTCTCTCCGCGCCGGGACTGACGCCGCCGACGCGCGCTGGTGGCCGGTCTCGAAGCTACCGCCGCTGGCCTTCGATCATCGCAAGATCGTAGACTACGCCGTAGAACGCCTGCGCAACAAACTGGAATACACCACCGTAGGATTCCAGCTCCTACCCGCCAAGTTCACGCTCACAGAACTGCAGCGGGTCT
Encoded here:
- a CDS encoding sensor domain-containing diguanylate cyclase; translated protein: MSEAPEDRRQLPELSIFHDVAKALTSSLNLDSVLQTIMEKMAEYFRPDTWSLLMVDEMTDELYFAIAVGDASDSLKSVRLKMGEGIAGWVAKHGEQLIVPDVYTDPRFAKRIDAMTKQRTSSMICVPLRAKHRTLGVIQLINCVLDNFGDRELFFLQAICDYAAIAIENARSMERIQELTITDDCTGLYNARHLYKTLESEVYRSARFGHEFSVIFIDLDHFKSVNDTHGHLIGSKLLAEIGYFIKSHLRLIDYAFRYGGDEFVILLPQTSKEAALVVARRLLDSLRESEFLKAENLNLNIRASLGLATYPDDAKSAHEIIRQADEMMYTVKNSTRDNIAVAQQGLLK
- a CDS encoding T6SS immunity protein Tdi1 domain-containing protein, with amino-acid sequence MKPVRPLMYEASHYDASKLLAEWHWLVPAVHTPLFISAFGDWVLGAPDGSLWVLSVLDGDYFMVAKNSDEYNSLSKSSDWVDETFIASWLSIAASHGLNPSKDECLGWKIHPLFGGKFEVSNLQVFSMFVYQSLMGQLHRQIRERQPSSSKGC
- a CDS encoding SPFH domain-containing protein, translating into MFRFIKVPPTTYVLHYTGGKLKREGAGLFFFYYTPTSTIITVPLASADAPFVFAESTGDFQSATIQGQLTYRVSDPKRLAGLLDFSANPFSEAPLKLPERLLHTTQTLTRTVTQRMSLRELLVSSDRLREEVLKSLKESETASTLGVEVLGLSILSIKPTPEMAKALEAEAREALQRRSDEAIYARRNAAVEQERLIKESELNTLIAVEEKQRQIRETKMAAEIAVEEQRAKLIDHRVQNERKDADSRAYALTQILKPIREVDWRSLMLLGGGGAGDPRTLIAMAFQDLANNAQKIGELNISPDLLQSLLTSNRK
- a CDS encoding NUDIX domain-containing protein, yielding MMRVTVDLVIFTIHENELKILLVKRGIEPFAGASALPGGFVHENESLEAAALRELQEETGVKEVYLEQLYSFGDPGRDPRGRVVTISYYALISPDQSLRAGTDAADARWWPVSKLPPLAFDHRKIVDYAVERLRNKLEYTTVGFQLLPAKFTLTELQRVYEAILNKELDKRNFRRKLELLKILKPLNEWQKGGRKPARLYRFSATQFEKLKDKGILFPF